The following coding sequences are from one Mytilus trossulus isolate FHL-02 chromosome 8, PNRI_Mtr1.1.1.hap1, whole genome shotgun sequence window:
- the LOC134680900 gene encoding uncharacterized protein LOC134680900: MKILVLSLIQIWIIFYLIHVTKPSVILNRLANTTKAGVIDSRNSSKPVFYNLDRWLANQVSKGKTFQSITIIPVLAIIAFLWIICLRACKWMREDSKFHERGCSYDVTSYVIVTQEDQDFDELNLSTSHLVYDTVTSMKGLQNRIDNKMYDTVTSYASLVKYNTAMNARRSPTPDIQKPEGIKETVQKNGRFYIAPVIDNYVRLKNTMNSKKLKPSLKQPSFHLRDITDFSASMSYENRLPKRSPRRSVSDSRLFSAGSGIIKTNRRNVSIQVKKSVSKLTFGSAVSRDENSNKSPIECTSLNPNVGDVYILNDIKDLNEICDHPTVMNNNKLYTTAMIHANCVSNEEEINQNSNISMKESHKTLKSHGMKKENDNVISSLTLSKDLDKYNENIPSRNEQKCKTCKENEENSNDCSIKVNNNHRNEQIYTSNTELSSKCQNSVVKLNDREHVRCSLCLKNDNRHSCVISENCAHTSSELHANDDLQKQQSSSGNILKEDCNRNDEFIMHKQTSVQTNNYICDECSKITNHTLSSTFQNKSCSCK; this comes from the coding sequence atgaaaatattagtTTTATCCCTCATTCAGATAtggattatattttatttgattcatgtTACAAAACCTTCAGTAATATTAAACAGACTTGCAAATACAACGAAAGCAGGTGTTATTGATTCACGAAATAGTTCAAAACCAGTGTTTTATAACCTTGACCGATGGCTTGCTAACCAAGTATCAAAAGGAAAAACTTTTCAAAGTATTACGATAATACCAGTACTAGCTATAATTGCTTTCTTGTGGATTATTTGTCTGCGCGCTTGTAAATGGATGAGAGAAGACTCTAAATTCCACGAAAGAGGATGTAGTTATGACGTCACATCGTATGTTATTGTGACGCAGGAAGATCAAGATTTTGACGAATTGAATTTATCGACCTCGCATCTGGTATATGATACTGTAACTTCGATGAAAGGTTTACAAAACCGAATcgataataaaatgtatgatacGGTGACCTCGTATGCGTCGTTAGTGAAATATAACACAGCAATGAATGCAAGAAGGAGTCCGACACCAGACATACAAAAACCGGAGGGTATAAAAGAAACTGTTCAAAAGAATGGCCGATTTTATATTGCACCAGTGATTGATAATTATGTACGCTTAAAAAATACTATGAactcaaaaaagttaaaaccttCTCTTAAACAACCTAGTTTTCATTTGAGGGATATTACAGATTTCAGTGCATCAATGTCGTACGAAAACAGACTACCGAAACGGTCACCTCGTCGGTCGGTGTCGGACAGTCGATTGTTTTCAGCAGGTTCaggaattattaaaacaaacagacgAAATGTTTCAATTCAAGTGAAAAAAAGTGTTAGTAAATTGACATTTGGATCAGCTGTTTCACGAGACGAAAATTCCAATAAAAGTCCTATTGAATGTACTTCTTTAAATCCAAACGTGGGAGACGTATACATACTTAATGAtattaaagatttaaatgaaatttgtgACCACCCAACCGTGATGAATAATAATAAGTTATATACAACCGCTATGATACATGCTAATTGTGTATCTAACGaagaagaaataaatcaaaatagcaacatatctatgaaagaatcacataaaacattaaaatctcatggaatgaaaaaagaaaatgataatgtcATATCAAGTTTGACGCTTTCTAAAGACCTTGATAAATACAATGAAAACATTCCATCTAGAAATGAACAAAAGTGCAAAACATgcaaagaaaatgaagaaaattcaaatgattgcagtattaaagtaaataataaCCACCGTAACGAACAAATATATACCTCAAACACAGAATTGTCTTCCAAATGCCAAAACTCTGTCGTAAAACTCAATGACCGTGAACATGTGCGTTGTTCATTGTGTTTAAAGAACGACAATAGGCACTCATGTGTGATTTCTGAAAACTGTGCACATACGTCTTCCGAACTTCATGCCAATGACGATTTACAAAAGCAACAGTCTTCATCaggaaatatattaaaagaagaTTGTAATCGCAATGACGAATTTATTATGCATAAACAAACTTCGGTTCAGACAAATAACTATATTTGTGATGAATGCTCAAAGATTACGAATCATACACTTTCATCTACATTCCAAAATAAGTCATGTTCAtgcaaataa